One window of the Takifugu rubripes chromosome 13, fTakRub1.2, whole genome shotgun sequence genome contains the following:
- the abcb10 gene encoding ATP-binding cassette sub-family B member 10, mitochondrial, translated as MLLFIRVLRCTRGVFMNKFKLTQPRMLWLDQRLTSSVAFHRLKPATTIGATPVSYISLPGKDIVVLPCNRYRALHTPADQARIITNTHGAFASSSAASSPTPAESLKAPTVPTTTVPLDDVKRILKLAQSERCRLAAAVGFLTISSAITMSAPFFLGKVIDTIYGSEIDTDTMTASLTSLCITLTGVFLCGSAANAARVYLMQISGQKIVRNLRALVFSSILRQEVAFFDQTRTGELINRLSVDTAVVGRSLTDNLSDGLRAVAQAVAGVSMMFYVSPSLASFVLLIVPPLAGLAIVYGRYLRSISKCTQDALARTTQLAEERISNMRTVRAFGKELSEVRAYRQKTDEVFFLAKKEAVIRAGFYGVTGLSGNIMILSVLYKGGLLMASQHLSVGELSSFLMYTFWVGISIAGLSSFYSELMKGFGAGTRLWELLDRQPEFPLNEGLVLPPEQLKGQLEFCNVSFSYPTRKDAPIFRNLNLNVPAGTIMAVVGSSGSGKSTLVSLLLRLYDTDAGYITIDGHDIRDLNPYWLRSQIGTVSQEPVLFSCSIRDNIAYGAVDPEAVSNEDIFRAARVANAYNFIQAFPKGFDTVVGEKGVLLSGGQKQRIAIARALLKNPRILLLDEATSALDAENELLVQEALERLMDGRTVMVIAHRLTTIQNAHAVAVLDQQHIAEVGQHRELLANRQGLFRKLMEKQAFLQEEQKQALR; from the exons ATGCTTCTTTTTATTCGTGTGCTAAGATGCACTCGTGGTGTCTTTATGAACAAATTCAAGCTAACACAGCCCAGGATGCTATGGCTGGATCAGCGGCTGACCTCGTCCGTTGCTTTTCACAGGCTCAAACCGGCGACCACCATTGGAGCAACACCTGTTTCCTACATCTCTTTACCTGGGAAGGACATTGTCGTGCTGCCATGTAATCGCTATAGAGCGTTACACACCCCTGCCGACCAAGCACGAATAATCACAAACACGCACGGTGCCTTTGCCAGTTCTTCAGCCGCTTCTTCTCCAACACCGGCCGAATCACTGAAGGCACCGACGGTCCCAACGACAACCGTCCCCCTGGATGATGTCAAAAGAATATTAAAACTAGCGCAATCTGAAAGATGCAGACTTGCAG CTGCTGTGGGATTCCTCACCATATCCAGTGCAATCACTATGTCAGCACCTTTTTTCTTGGGTAAAGTGATTGACACCATTTACGGCAGCGAAATAGACACAGACACAATGACTGCCTCCCTAACTTCTTTGTGCATCACGCTGACGGGGGTATTCCTGTGTGGTAGTGCAGCTAATGCTGCCAGAGTCTACCTCATGCAGATTTCAG gtCAAAAGATTGTTCGTAATCTACGTGCCTTGGTCTTCTCCTCTATCCTTAGACAAGAAGTGGCTTTTTTTGACCAGACACGGACGGGCGAACTTATCAACCGTCTGTCTGTTGACACTGCAGTAGTAGGCCGCTCCCTCACTGACAACCTGTCCGATGGACTGAGAGCTGTTGCTCAGGCTGTTGCTGGTGTCAGTATGATG TTTTATGTTTCCCCAAGTTTAGCAAGCTTTGTGCTACTGATTGTCCCTCCTTTGGCTGGTCTTGCAATAGTCTACGGTAGATACCTACGCTCCATCTCCAAATGCACACAGGACGCACTCGCACGAACCACACAG TTGGCAGAGGAGCGTATCAGCAACATGCGGACAGTGAGAGCGTTTGGCAAAGAGttgtcagaggtcagagcgtACAGACAGAAGACAGACGAGGTGTTCTTTCTGGCCAAGAAGGAAGCTGTAATACGAGCTGGCTTCTATGGTGTG ACTGGCCTCAGCGGTAACATCATGATCCTGTCCGTGCTCTACAAAGGAGGCCTCCTGATGGCCAGTCAGCACTTGAGTGTTGGGGAGCTTTCATCATTTCTCATGTACACCTTCTGGGTTGGCATCAGTATTGCAG GTCTGAGTTCTTTCTACTCTGAGCTGATGAAGGGGTTTGGAGCAGGTACCCGACTGTGGGAGCTGCTGGACAGACAGCCAGAGTTTCCCTTAAATG AAGGCTTGGTGCTTCCTCCAGAGCAGTTGAAGGGTCAGCTAGAGTTTTGTAATGTTTCTTTTAGTTATCCAACCCGCAAGGACGCTCCCATTTTCCGGAACCTCAATCTAAATGTCCCAGCTGGTACTATTATGGCTGTGGTTGGATCCAGTGGGTCTGGAAAGTCAACTTTGGTCTCCCTGCTACTGAGACTCTATGACACAGATGCTG GTTATATCACTATTGATGGTCATGACATCAGGGATTTAAATCCCTATTGGCTCAGGAGTCAGATTGGAACTGTGAGCCAG GAGCCGGTGCTGTTTTCCTGCTCTATCAGAGATAACATAGCATATGGTGCCGTAGACCCAGAAGCTGTGAGCAATGAGGACATCTTCAGAGCAGCCAGAGTGGCCAATGCTTACAACTTCATTCAGGCTTTCCCAAAGGGCTTTGACACTGTGGTGGGGGAGAAAGGAGTGCTGCTTTCAG GTGGTCAGAAGCAGAGGATAGCCATAGCCAGAGCGCTACTCAAG AATCCCAGGATCTTGCTTTTAGATGAAGCTACCAG TGCTCTGGATGCTGAGAATGAGCTACTGGTGCAGGAAGCCTTGGAGCGTCTGATGGATG GAAGAACAGTTATGGTTATTGCTCACCGCCTGACCACAATCCAGAATGCTCATGCTGTTGCTGTGCTGGACCAGCAGCATATAGCAGAGGTAGGGCAGCACAGAGAGCTGCTGGCCAACAGACAAGGCCTGTTCAGAAAACTAATGGAGAAACAGGCATTCCTTCAAGAAGAACAGAAACAGGCACTTCGCTGA